Proteins encoded by one window of Branchiostoma floridae strain S238N-H82 chromosome 6, Bfl_VNyyK, whole genome shotgun sequence:
- the LOC118417272 gene encoding 2-oxoglutarate-dependent dioxygenase ecdK-like isoform X1, with translation MVFYRVWIPVGRGRSNLFMEEWFPDGSVQRQRTFCYTGNTMEDVNGYIQMIDFSAYSLGTTDIDEAAVQALSENLMHSFTTSGFAYLKNTGITDEQVTSVFDVADKFYDLPVDVKQKYRRNETDFHERHGWVCMEGENLGKLNGLQRPPDLKELFNIKPPLSGGDSWPSEVPEFEETCMDFFNQAHDLAKRVLELIARGLGTEAADFLDMFKFIGKGRNSSHLRSIRYPPVPETVKENQVRCGEHTDFGCITLLFQDNAGLEVAKGDGEFVAAPPITDTVVINIADTLQRWSADKLVSTKHRVMLPYTPETRGTTRRCVTFFTHPDFDAVMKCLDGSDKYPPVRAEDYVASRLRKMYL, from the exons ATGGTCTTCTATCGCGTCTGGATACCGGTTGGACGGGGCAGATCGAATCTTTTCATGGAGGAATGGTTCCCTGACGGATCAGTACAACGTCAACGTACATTTTGTTACACAG GAAACACGATGGAGGACGTTAACGGTTACATCCAAATGATCGACTTCTCTGCGTACAGCCTGGGTACAACAGACATAGACGAGGCAGCCGTTCAAGCTCTGTCCGAGAATCTGATGCATTCCTTCACCACGTCTGGATTCGCCTACCTGAAAAACACGGGGATTACTGATGAGCAG GTGACCTCTGTGTTTGATGTTGCCGACAAGTTCTACGATCTGCCCGTCGATGTGAAGCAGAAGTACAGGAGAAACGAGACAGACTTCCACGAGCGGCACGGCTGGGTCTGCATGGAGGGAGAAAA TTTGGGCAAGCTGAATGGTTTACAACGACCACCAGACCTAAAGGAGCTCTTCAACATCAAACCCCCACTCTCGGGCGGAGAC AGTTGGCCAAGCGAAGTGCCAGAGTTTGAGGAAACGTGTATGGACTTCTTCAACCAGGCTCACGATCTGGCCAAGAGGGTATTGGAGCTGATCGCTCGGGGTCTGGGCACAGAG GCTGCAGATTTCCTGGACATGTTCAAGTTCATTGGGAAGGGCCGTAACTCCAGCCACCTGCGGTCCATCCGCTACCCGCCTGTGCCGGAGACCGTCAAGGAGAACCAGGTGCGGTGTGGCGAGCACACGGACTTCGGCTGCATCACTCTGCTGTTCCAGGACAACGCTGGGCTAGAG GTTGCCAAGGGTGACGGTGAGTTTGTCGCAGCGCCACCTATCACCGATACTGTTGTCATCAACATCGCAGACACCTTGCAGAGGTGGTCAGCTGACAAGTTGGTGTCTACG AAGCACCGAGTGATGCTGCCATACACGCCCGAGACCCGGGGAACCACCCGCCGCTGTGTGACGTTCTTCACCCACCCTGACTTCGACGCCGTGATGAAGTGTCTGGACGGCTCCGACAAGTACCCGCCTGTCCGGGCCGAGGATTACGTCGCCTCCAGGCTGCGCAAGATGTACCTGTGA
- the LOC118417272 gene encoding 2-oxoglutarate-dependent dioxygenase ecdK-like isoform X2, with the protein MEDVNGYIQMIDFSAYSLGTTDIDEAAVQALSENLMHSFTTSGFAYLKNTGITDEQVTSVFDVADKFYDLPVDVKQKYRRNETDFHERHGWVCMEGENLGKLNGLQRPPDLKELFNIKPPLSGGDSWPSEVPEFEETCMDFFNQAHDLAKRVLELIARGLGTEAADFLDMFKFIGKGRNSSHLRSIRYPPVPETVKENQVRCGEHTDFGCITLLFQDNAGLEVAKGDGEFVAAPPITDTVVINIADTLQRWSADKLVSTKHRVMLPYTPETRGTTRRCVTFFTHPDFDAVMKCLDGSDKYPPVRAEDYVASRLRKMYL; encoded by the exons ATGGAGGACGTTAACGGTTACATCCAAATGATCGACTTCTCTGCGTACAGCCTGGGTACAACAGACATAGACGAGGCAGCCGTTCAAGCTCTGTCCGAGAATCTGATGCATTCCTTCACCACGTCTGGATTCGCCTACCTGAAAAACACGGGGATTACTGATGAGCAG GTGACCTCTGTGTTTGATGTTGCCGACAAGTTCTACGATCTGCCCGTCGATGTGAAGCAGAAGTACAGGAGAAACGAGACAGACTTCCACGAGCGGCACGGCTGGGTCTGCATGGAGGGAGAAAA TTTGGGCAAGCTGAATGGTTTACAACGACCACCAGACCTAAAGGAGCTCTTCAACATCAAACCCCCACTCTCGGGCGGAGAC AGTTGGCCAAGCGAAGTGCCAGAGTTTGAGGAAACGTGTATGGACTTCTTCAACCAGGCTCACGATCTGGCCAAGAGGGTATTGGAGCTGATCGCTCGGGGTCTGGGCACAGAG GCTGCAGATTTCCTGGACATGTTCAAGTTCATTGGGAAGGGCCGTAACTCCAGCCACCTGCGGTCCATCCGCTACCCGCCTGTGCCGGAGACCGTCAAGGAGAACCAGGTGCGGTGTGGCGAGCACACGGACTTCGGCTGCATCACTCTGCTGTTCCAGGACAACGCTGGGCTAGAG GTTGCCAAGGGTGACGGTGAGTTTGTCGCAGCGCCACCTATCACCGATACTGTTGTCATCAACATCGCAGACACCTTGCAGAGGTGGTCAGCTGACAAGTTGGTGTCTACG AAGCACCGAGTGATGCTGCCATACACGCCCGAGACCCGGGGAACCACCCGCCGCTGTGTGACGTTCTTCACCCACCCTGACTTCGACGCCGTGATGAAGTGTCTGGACGGCTCCGACAAGTACCCGCCTGTCCGGGCCGAGGATTACGTCGCCTCCAGGCTGCGCAAGATGTACCTGTGA
- the LOC118417271 gene encoding uncharacterized protein LOC118417271 has translation METSDVEMDWEEDGCVEYVSISCGRGTWGHMEVKQSQLHKSSSVAHGKRSSRKERNKDKSKSEVEEGKDVDIPCFQQGQFKDHGSSSADQQSKAVHSAHSSHRNKRVKIQEDNPEPSPGRKTVEHKHSKREGKRRHKDRIDQRWRDERRRKEKFSEHELYSGKRTRTDSQSRRHSKRERCSLDNDVDEKHSKHHKHRSRLIHTERKQISKNKKEEWKEYKNQNVSGVGISTSEFVVRENNCKGENQRDFTETCEESYDRKDILEENYVDGNEAEVAQSACSLQNISNKSMYSTQALQCSDASVQTDCEKAIYIDEKQETCSAGTQTTFNSGRSTDVCVQADRKEWLRDRLVQVSPVVHSRHTQTHAVEEKLCSASESQVQVERCCTDPSAVPGVTSCNAGVQVMNDYWLSQQGTQTTPQAGRSVVCQTSPINVNTEDASTASAKTSKNGTALSESQEAGARMMTGAEQPSVGKCEETHAGCYCDGRHDALLSQQSMYTAVGIHGNSELDHPRVVPIPTPPPPGRNVDDFDLSRLLEAYRTLYNHHVAFTAENISNSARTVLPLGHNREDTCTAKPPSSPRAEITHTKRTGEIANMLGSSRTERCDGANAITASGAEWSWPVIARKDDLVNKEEDCTMGSGAIGEHVDSFSVCDDSPEERGAAIFSRDKPVGNRSCKLLQQGGKESPGISPLDAAEVLFAMSKKSNNEDSDDNRKGDDGSGSAAFHGCRTVEYPNAVEDGSCLDLSIRRVIDPYVDNAVTVDVDEKLITAGIGNSTLNGNLLAETTWWSDDESVALIQGSPNSSDQGKDSRLDTTICKASSSATKLASQEDGTFGTVCSASSPSPSHVTLVQEKPVCFHVKEQETLSHAPACEENVLGDHMHPGTSVEMTSEKEYDESFTVTTRQQWKNFVSAMQLQAQTKKASVKVDSTQPCDSLEQGTKEVKIEPSASKEDENLSVQPGSNIQPSYQKTQPLRGKKIHMRKVDHRLRSSYTCQICKKKFKSYARFFYHLRHSVKCSKAGKQRLGKTMYVCRMCEGQFATNVGYEKHSCFKERMLRPRVRRVSYNDDGCTESDVNTSTSKNSQCAGEEAEFHLAETSAISEESQTTESCEKKAWESECENNLMDAADGTAKGQRSDCQLKSEMVNTILNMFVNDHQQGYSSTIGNIDNTQPGCCETLGMQMNVPGGVQDPNLNTEELDTSKASMDTYGAAQAVQQYSDEVFRRELQVIADGLVDSLLGGNCDDTSHQSTQGGLVYNSVDPVGIDHTYSAQVTAVIPTQELPPAVAMDMLTAALTVPKE, from the coding sequence ATGGAGACATCGGATGTCGAGATGGATTGGGAAGAGGATGGCTGTGTGGAATACGTCAGCATCAGCTGTGGAAGAGGGACATGGGGGCACATGGAGGTAAAACAAAGCCAGTTGCACAAAAGTTCCTCAGTGGCACATGGAAAGAGATCGTCAAGGAAGGagagaaataaagataaaagtaAGAGCGAAGTTGAGGAAGGGAAAGATGTTGATATTCCGTGCTTTCAACAAGGACAATTTAAGGATCACGGAAGTAGTAGCGCTGATCAACAATCTAAAGCTGTGCACAGTGCACACAGTAGCCATAGAAATAAGAGAGTTAAGATACAAGAAGACAACCCTGAACCTAGTCCCGGCCGCAAAACTGTAGAGCATAAACATAGTAAGCGGGAAGGAAAGAGACGGCACAAGGATAGAATAGATCAACGATGGAGGGATGAAAGGAGACGGAAAGAGAAATTCTCAGAGCACGAGTTGTACAGTGGAAAAAGGACTAGAACAGACAGCCAATCACGACGTCACAGTAAAAGAGAAAGATGTAGTTTAGATAATGATGTGGATGAAAAGCATTCAAAGCATCATAAACACAGGTCAAGGCTTATTCATACCGAGAGAAAAcagatatcaaagaacaaaaaGGAAGAGTGGAAAGAATATAAGAATCAAAACGTTAGTGGGGTGGGTATTAGCACTAGTGAGTTTGTAGTAAGAGAAAACAATTGTAAAGGGGAGAACCAAAGGGATTTCACTGAGACATGTGAGGAAAGTTATGATAGAAAAGACATTCTGGAAGAAAATTACGTCGATGGAAATGAAGCAGAAGTTGCCCAAAGTGCTTGTAGTTTACAGAACATCTCCAATAAATCTATGTATAGTACGCAAGCACTACAGTGCAGCGATGCATCTGTACAGACTGACTGCGAGAAAGCGATTTATATAGATGAGAAACAAGAAACATGTTCAGCTGGAACTCAGACTACATTTAACAGTGGACGGTCTACGGATGTATGCGTACAAGCTGACCGCAAGGAGTGGCTGAGAGACCGCTTGGTGCAAGTCTCTCCCGTGGTACACTCTCGGCACACCCAGACACATGCAGTTGAAGAAAAATTATGTTCTGCAAGTGAATCTCAAGTTCAAGTTGAAAGGTGTTGCACTGATCCATCTGCTGTGCCGGGAGTGACATCCTGTAATGCAGGCGTACAGGTGATGAATGACTATTGGTTAAGTCAACAAGGAACACAAACCACACCACAGGCAGGGCGGTCAGTAGTCTGTCAGACATCTCCCATTAACGTGAATACTGAAGACGCTAGCACAGCTAGTGCAAAGACATCTAAAAATGGTACGGCGCTATCAGAGTCACAAGAAGCAGGAGCGCGGATGATGACTGGTGCTGAACAGCCTTCCGTTGGCAAATGCGAGGAAACGCACGCTGGATGTTATTGTGACGGGCGACATGACGCTCTACTATCTCAACAGTCCATGTATACTGCGGTGGGAATACATGGGAACTCGGAGCTCGATCACCCCAGGGTTGTCCCCATCCCGACTCCACCACCGCCTGGGCGGAATGTGGATGACTTTGACCTCTCGAGGCTGCTGGAAGCTTACCGGACTCTTTACAACCATCATGTCGCTTTCACAGCAGAAAACATTTCTAACAGTGCACGCACGGTCTTGCCGTTGGGGCATAACAGAGAAGATACATGTACCGCGAAACCGCCTTCATCCCCCAGGGCTGAAATAACTCACACCAAACGTACCGGAGAGATTGCGAACATGTTGGGATCTTCAAGAACGGAACGATGTGATGGGGCAAATGCGATAACTGCCAGTGGGGCTGAATGGAGCTGGCCGGTCATAGCAAGGAAAGACGATCTGGTGAACAAGGAAGAAGACTGCACCATGGGTTCTGGAGCAATTGGAGAGCACGTAGACTCATTCAGCGTGTGCGATGATTCTCCAGAAGAAAGAGGTGCTGCTATTTTCTCTAGAGATAAACCGGTTGGCAACAGATCTTGTAAACTGCTACAACAAGGTGGAAAGGAATCTCCTGGAATCAGTCCCCTGGATGCAGCAGAGGTATTGTTCGCCATGTCAAAGAAGAGCAACAATGAAGATTCTGATGATAATAGGAAAGGCGACGATGGATCGGGAAGTGCGGCGTTTCATGGATGCCGTACAGTCGAGTATCCTAACGCTGTTGAGGATGGGAGCTGTCTAGATTTATCTATAAGACGAGTGATTGACCCGTATGTTGACAACGCTGTGACGGTAGATGTAGATGAAAAGCTTATCACTGCTGGCATCGGAAATTCTACATTAAACGGAAATCTGTTAGCAGAAACTACATGGTGGTCAGACGACGAGAGCGTTGCATTGATCCAAGGAAGTCCGAATTCATCAGATCAGGGTAAAGATAGCCGTCTAGACACGACGATTTGTAAAGCTTCAAGTTCTGCAACGAAGCTCGCGTCTCAAGAAGACGGGACATTTGGTACAGTGTGTAGTGCGTCATCACCTTCGCCCTCTCACGTAACTCTAGTGCAGGAGAAACCAGTATGTTTTCACGTTAAAGAACAGGAAACTTTAAGCCATGCACCTGCCTGTGAAGAGAACGTATTGGGGGATCATATGCATCCTGGCACTTCTGTGGAGATGACGTCAGAGAAGGAGTACGACGAGTCTTTCACCGTCACCACCAGACAACAATGGAAAAACTTTGTGTCTGCGATGCAGCTTCAAGCACAAACAAAGAAAGCATCTGTCAAAGTAGACAGTACACAGCCGTGTGATTCCCTTGAACAAGGTACAAAAGAAGTGAAGATAGAGCCGTCAGCATCCAAAGAGGACGAAAATTTGTCTGTTCAACCGGGAAGCAACATTCAACCCAGTTATCAAAAGACACAACCCTTGAGAGGCAAGAAAATACATATGAGAAAAGTAGACCATAGGTTGCGATCTTCCTACACCTGTCAGATATGCAAAAAGAAGTTCAAAAGCTACGCCAGGTTCTTCTACCATTTACGGCATTCTGTAAAGTGTTCCAAGGCTGGGAAGCAGCGGCTAGGTAAGACAATGTACGTCTGCAGAATGTGCGAGGGGCAGTTCGCCACCAATGTGGGGTATGAGAAGCATAGTTGTTTCAAGGAAAGGATGCTCAGGCCAAGGGTCAGACGAGTTTCTTACAACGATGACGGTTGTACAGAAAGCGACGTAAACACTTCTACAAGCAAGAACAGCCAATGTGCTGGTGAAGAAGCAGAATTTCATTTAGCTGAGACTTCAGCCATCTCAGAGGAGTCACAAACAACCGAGAGCTGTGAAAAGAAAGCATGGGAGAGCGAATGCGAAAACAACCTCATGGATGCAGCCGATGGTACCGCGAAAGGACAAAGATCTGACTGTCAGCTTAAAAGTGAGATGGTGAATACAATACTTAATATGTTTGTCAATGACCATCAGCAAGGATACTCAAGTACAATTGGAAACATAGATAATACTCAGCCGGGGTGTTGCGAAACTTTGGGAATGCAAATGAACGTACCTGGGGGTGTTCAGGATCCTAATCTTAACACAGAAGAACTTGACACCAGCAAGGCGTCAATGGATACGTACGGAGCGGCCCAGGCTGTACAGCAGTACAGTGATGAGGTATTCCGACGGGAACTCCAGGTGATAGCAGATGGGTTAGTTGACTCTTTGCTGGGAGGAAACTGTGACGACACCTCACATCAGAGTACCCAAGGAGGACTCGTCTATAACAGTGTGGATCCAGTCGGGATAGACCATACCTACTCAGCACAAGTCACCGCTGTGATCCCTACACAGGAGCTCCCACCTGCTGTAGCCATGGACATGCTGACAGCTGCTCTCACTGTTCCCAAGGAGTAG
- the LOC118418088 gene encoding cholinesterase 2-like, producing the protein MRRQPPNVTAARNVTAAPNVTAAPNVTAARNVTAAPNVTAPAGRIVGIQQDVLGTTVNTFLGIPFATPPIGDLRFKRAEPKEPWEGIYQATRAPNACSQEVYEDDYYLWAVNTPVSEDCLYLNVWQPTPVPTGAAVMVWIFGGGFQMGSCSSVTYDGKYLAATEGVIVVGMNYRVSTLGFLYAGTEDAPGNVGLTDQVLALQWVQDNIASFGGDPSKVTLFGESSGGVSIGLHLISPGSWALFSRAILQSGTALIEARGGGDSKADAYNKTMRFAQALGCPTEEGEMLECLRSMDGQLLVTTWALGYETFNPIIDGNFLPLNPHVALDNGAFKKADILLGSNENEGTYFLLYGGSPGFSEDTESLITKEQFLEGIRYNFPAFNDFAVDASAFQYTDWKDLGRNSMYRDALDSLYGEFSFICPDVTTGRAHVRNGASVYMYRFAHRGSISPFPPWMGVIHGEELPFVFGLPLDPAYGFNGEEKELSRRMMRHWANFAQTGNPNDNGERIWSDFNQTTGGYLVLDALPARMLTGPSTVNCAFWDNYVKPLINKTEALKRGVERPSTCNNTSGVLGNYHTGKLQRIVAISTLVILQLATLND; encoded by the exons ATGCGACGGCAGC CGCCAAATGTGACGGCAGCACGAAATGTGACGGCAGCGCCAAACGTGACGGCAGCGCCAAACGTGACGGCAGCACGAAATGTGACGGCAGCGCCAAACGTGACGGCCCCTGCGGGAAGAATCGTTGGGATACAGCAGGACGTGCTCGGAACGACGGTTAACACCTTCCTCGGGATCCCGTTCGCTACACCACCAATAGGAGACCTGCGATTCAAACGTGCTGAGCCCAAGGAACCATGGGAGGGGATATACCAAGCAACACG AGCACCCAACGCCTGCAGTCAAGAAGTATACGAGGATGACTATTATCTGTGGGCAGTGAACACACCAGTCAGTGAGGATTGTTTGTACCTGAACGTTTGGCAACCAACTCCCGTCCCCACCGGAGCCGCCGTGATGGTCTGGATATTCGGAGGAGGATTTCAGAT GGGGTCGTGTTCATCTGTCACGTACGATGGAAAGTACCTGGCGGCAACCGAAGGGGTGATAGTTGTAGGGATGAACTACCGAGTCAGCACACTAGGGTTCCTGTATGCCGGTACTGAAGACGCGCCCGGTAACGTTGGTCTGACGGACCAGGTCTTGGCACTGcagtgggtacaggacaacatcGCGTCTTTCGGAGGGGATCCTTCAAAAGTGACACTTTTTGGGGAAAGCTCTGGAGGAGTCAGCATTGGCCTGCATCTGATTTCTCCTGGCAGTTGGGCTCTTTTCAGCCGCGCGATACTACAGAGTGGGACTGCTCTAATTGAAGCTCGAGGGGGCGGCGATTCCAAGGCTGACGCGTATAATAAAACAATGAGGTTTGCCCAAGCTCTCGGGTGTCCCACAGAAGAAGGCGAAATGCTGGAATGTCTTAGAAGCATGGACGGACAACTGCTTGTGACTACCTGGGCCTTGGGGTACGAAACGTTCAATCCTATCATAGATGGAAATTTCCTTCCACTAAACCCGCACGTTGCCTTGGACAACGGGGCGTTCAAGAAAGCAGATATTCTCCTTGGTTCCAACGAAAACGAGGGCACCTACTTCCTCCTTTATGGCGGATCACCTGGCTTCAGCGAAGACACGGAAAGTCTCATCACCAAGGAGCAGTTTCTGGAAGGGATCCGTTATAACTTTCCTGCATTCAATGACTTTGCTGTGGACGCATCAGCCTTTCAATACACCGATTGGAAGGACCTTGGCAGAAATTCAATGTACCGTGACGCTCTGGATTCCCTCTACGGCGAATTTTCCTTCATTTGCCCGGACGTCACCACTGGTCGTGCCCATGTCAGGAATGGGGCATCGGTCTACATGTACCGCTTCGCCCACCGGGGCTCGATCTCTCCCTTCCCGCCCTGGATGGGAGTGATCCACGGCGAGGAGCTACCGTTTGTGTTCGGTCTACCCCTGGATCCAGCGTACGGCTTCAACGGGGAGGAAAAGGAGCTATCTCGAAGGATGATGCGACACTGGGCGAATTTTGCACAAACAGG AAATCCAAATGACAACGGCGAGAGGATTTGGAGTGACTTCAACCAAACTACTGGGGGCTATTTGGTGCTTGACGCGCTCCCAGCCCGAATGTTGACCGGCCCGAGCACAGTGAACTGTGCGTTTTGGGACAACTACGTCAAACCGCTCATAAACAAGACAG AGGCTTTAAAGCGAGGTGTGGAGAGGCCTAGTACGTGTAACAATACTTCTGGAGTACTGGGAAACTACCACACAGGAAAACTACAGAGGATTGTGGCGATTTCCACACTGGTCATCTTACAGCTGGCCACTTTGAATGATTAG